In Paenibacillus hexagrammi, the following are encoded in one genomic region:
- a CDS encoding S-layer homology domain-containing protein, with amino-acid sequence MLSQEIRSKISAILVCLLFISILIPTAAIGAETTASAFKDITDSYAQKEIQSLADDQVISGYEDGSFQPEKAMTRAELAKILVLSLGLQEHVDQASGFTDVDSNSWYAGYVGSLVQSGITQGTSATTFSPDANITREELVVFFIRAMGLEKSAQTANAAAQLADYQKVSSWAQPAVSLAFQIGFINGVESNDGTLTFSPNEQAQRQALARLAYEFRTNKNSYINKAKELVHNDELAVASIESTSSTSMEVTFTAEVTEVRAEDFTFDQNLLVTKAALKAGSKTVVVLTTKDQTSGTTYHLTYKGKDTGKTVTGTSSFFGGGGGGGGVAPAPTPTPTILTDLDKINGGGTFDSLTVTSSGTVGPTDDKPKTIVTGTLTLDPGENGEILLQNVEASSIVVASGSSNSIKLKNTIIKTLRVAAPNQTNPVRIETLSGSDVSDLDVQSKVIIESTAGTLGMIKIGSAASGQEVELRGTLKGDIQIDGEGTQIKIAPPKDGGTTSVTSLNVGAKATIIAAAGTTLQHVNVSAKSEIALTGEGNITSLTVSEAAQGSTLNLSNAGGRISAIQLDGNVNLQGDADTIGSIKLTAKPGVVVEVPPSITDTLKNKAVSAIAAIGTFSQYSTEVDGKITAAEIMANNAILLGVSQEDITGYTTALAEAKQEINRLALEAAARDLQIQFADKDSNNSVTQQVGLPVSDANRGVNISWQSSKASVVSNDGLVTRPAVGSANETVVLTATLSRNNATRDAEYVITVLAQPSLQSLTVDPNTIVLHSYDEIGQLNVTANYSDGTSRSVTTEADYASSNVGVARVSNDGKITPIGPGTVTISLVYGGILKTATVTVDIAPIIQAGAADGQVDLWWNPIAANVTYEVYISTISGSYDEQPAAVVKEANYSFKGLKNDIPYFFIVKAWQDGRVFTSKEVTAVPVAEYKEKTATPTYDGNVYPNSIKLSGTAEPYAENLWGKVTLSKRDGSLVSDNYIARDGSFILLTNINVMPHVSLSVGEELLLTAQVAGKQESDPVIVVVQPTQGQALTPTVTSTVYEVNSQVSGYAEPGSYVTVTFDEGESYSTETREDGYYSVYEWGNNHHAGDRLKVTATIHGKATSTPAIVTMQESVKTDKPSVTGAVYTNSYMLSGQADLGLFHDRSIVTLRKQDGTSITQTFVNDDGSYLITINNYYYPVPLEAGEQVMLTAQAYGKTESDPIPLIVQATSGQTQKPTVTGNVYDTSYMIQGYAEPNALVSISGGVYSNTSYITASSDGSFEYYPAYFQAGTSFKITATALGKEVSEPLYVTVLAGPKTATPRVTGEVFTNGFDINGEVDWDTDAEWRNIVLTKRDGTYIDNTNANQDGTFSFHSGLYFNSSQVTLTAGEELLLTARSNGNNTSDPVVLVVKPTQGRTASVMTDVVNETLISGWAEFGAVVSIRTSDSNRTDTRTVASSTDGYFTIYPDADHVIQTGDHLSITATVIGEDTSVPIEVTVGAAKRTEAPTVTGDVYMNFLHISGSAEPGMANKWTYVYLKKQDGSYVTSWVVEQAGSFSSFNLAENLLINLTAGEELQLTAKAYGKKESEPVTLIVQATNGQTASPTVTEPATEAAFSGWAEPGSIVSFQVARNGFGEWTYASPEGSFSFSWIPAGYIQAGDQISIRATTFGKATSEPTIVTLQAAPKTAVPTVTGTVYTNGFVLQGSLGLDSGNASMTLTNKYDSIVDSFGTGSDGFFSTSKIFQPYVHLKAGDVVWLKAQAYGMTESDPVSLVVQETHGQTEVPTINDDIMETGYFKGTAEPGAIVTLSNDTTGAQQFTTASTDGSYSFYWDYKAYRVGDQLSLSATVLGKESSDTVQITLIASP; translated from the coding sequence ATGCTTTCCCAAGAAATACGCAGCAAGATCAGTGCAATCCTCGTGTGTTTGTTATTCATTAGCATCCTGATACCAACCGCGGCTATAGGTGCTGAAACCACAGCATCCGCATTTAAGGATATCACGGATTCTTACGCACAGAAGGAAATTCAGAGCCTGGCCGACGACCAGGTAATCAGCGGGTATGAGGATGGATCCTTCCAGCCTGAGAAAGCGATGACTCGGGCAGAGCTCGCTAAGATCCTCGTCCTATCCCTTGGCCTACAGGAACATGTAGATCAAGCTTCCGGCTTTACCGATGTGGATAGCAACAGCTGGTATGCAGGCTACGTTGGCTCATTAGTTCAGAGCGGCATCACGCAAGGAACCTCGGCGACAACGTTCTCTCCTGATGCCAATATAACCAGAGAAGAATTAGTCGTCTTCTTCATCCGTGCGATGGGGTTGGAGAAATCCGCTCAAACCGCAAATGCCGCTGCACAACTAGCGGACTACCAGAAAGTGTCGAGTTGGGCGCAACCCGCTGTATCGCTTGCTTTTCAAATCGGCTTCATCAATGGTGTTGAAAGCAATGACGGAACTCTGACATTCAGTCCGAATGAGCAGGCACAAAGACAAGCATTAGCAAGATTGGCTTATGAATTCAGAACGAATAAGAATTCCTACATCAATAAAGCTAAAGAGCTTGTGCACAACGATGAGCTTGCGGTGGCATCGATTGAATCGACCAGCAGCACAAGTATGGAGGTAACTTTCACAGCGGAAGTCACGGAAGTTCGTGCTGAAGATTTTACCTTCGATCAGAACTTGCTTGTCACGAAAGCTGCCCTCAAAGCAGGCAGCAAAACGGTTGTAGTCCTCACGACTAAAGACCAAACATCAGGCACTACGTATCATCTGACCTATAAGGGTAAGGATACAGGAAAAACTGTTACTGGAACCTCATCTTTCTTCGGTGGTGGTGGTGGCGGTGGTGGTGTAGCCCCAGCCCCAACTCCTACTCCAACAATATTGACCGACCTAGATAAAATTAATGGTGGCGGAACCTTTGATTCGCTGACCGTCACATCCTCAGGAACTGTTGGTCCTACTGACGACAAGCCAAAAACGATTGTTACAGGCACACTAACACTGGATCCTGGTGAAAATGGGGAAATCCTGCTGCAAAACGTAGAGGCAAGCAGCATCGTTGTCGCATCAGGCAGCTCGAACTCAATCAAGTTGAAGAACACCATTATCAAAACACTTAGAGTAGCTGCACCTAACCAAACCAATCCAGTACGTATCGAAACCCTATCGGGATCAGATGTGTCGGATCTGGATGTGCAGTCCAAGGTCATTATTGAGTCTACAGCAGGCACTCTAGGCATGATCAAGATCGGCTCTGCGGCAAGCGGACAAGAAGTTGAGCTGCGGGGGACCCTAAAAGGGGACATTCAAATTGATGGAGAAGGCACGCAAATCAAGATCGCCCCTCCTAAAGACGGAGGAACTACATCCGTCACCAGTTTGAATGTAGGAGCCAAAGCAACCATTATCGCGGCAGCAGGAACTACGCTGCAGCATGTGAATGTTTCAGCTAAATCCGAAATTGCACTCACCGGCGAAGGCAACATTACATCTCTTACCGTATCCGAAGCAGCTCAAGGTTCAACCTTGAATCTGTCCAATGCGGGGGGGCGAATATCTGCGATCCAGCTAGATGGCAATGTTAACTTGCAAGGCGATGCAGACACCATCGGATCGATCAAGCTTACTGCGAAGCCCGGCGTTGTGGTCGAAGTCCCTCCATCCATAACGGATACTTTGAAAAATAAAGCGGTATCCGCCATCGCGGCTATCGGTACATTTAGCCAGTATTCTACTGAGGTTGACGGGAAAATAACCGCTGCTGAAATCATGGCCAACAATGCTATCCTGCTTGGAGTAAGCCAAGAGGACATAACCGGCTATACGACAGCGTTGGCTGAAGCGAAGCAAGAAATTAACCGCCTGGCGCTAGAAGCAGCGGCTCGTGACTTGCAGATTCAGTTTGCTGATAAAGATTCGAACAACTCCGTTACGCAACAGGTAGGGCTGCCCGTATCCGATGCGAACAGAGGCGTAAACATCAGTTGGCAGTCCTCCAAAGCGTCTGTTGTCAGCAACGACGGCCTGGTCACTCGTCCTGCGGTTGGATCGGCGAATGAAACGGTCGTATTGACAGCTACCTTGTCCAGAAATAATGCCACTCGTGATGCTGAGTATGTGATTACTGTCCTGGCACAACCCTCTTTACAATCCTTGACAGTAGACCCGAATACAATCGTCTTGCACAGCTACGATGAAATCGGTCAATTGAATGTTACTGCCAACTACTCGGACGGCACTTCTAGGTCCGTAACCACAGAGGCCGATTATGCAAGCAGTAATGTCGGTGTAGCAAGAGTAAGTAATGATGGAAAAATCACACCAATAGGTCCGGGAACGGTGACGATTTCACTCGTCTACGGTGGTATTTTGAAAACCGCGACTGTTACGGTAGACATTGCTCCAATTATTCAAGCGGGAGCAGCTGACGGTCAGGTAGACTTGTGGTGGAATCCTATTGCAGCTAACGTAACCTACGAAGTTTATATTTCTACGATTAGCGGATCTTATGATGAACAACCCGCTGCTGTTGTAAAAGAGGCGAATTATTCATTTAAAGGCTTAAAAAACGATATACCGTACTTCTTTATCGTGAAAGCGTGGCAGGACGGCCGAGTCTTCACTTCCAAGGAAGTGACTGCTGTTCCGGTTGCGGAGTATAAGGAAAAAACGGCGACTCCAACATACGACGGTAATGTGTATCCTAACAGTATTAAGCTTAGCGGTACTGCGGAACCTTATGCGGAAAACCTTTGGGGCAAGGTGACATTATCCAAGCGGGATGGCTCTTTAGTATCAGACAACTATATTGCACGAGATGGCTCCTTTATCCTTCTTACGAATATTAACGTAATGCCCCATGTGTCTCTTTCGGTAGGTGAGGAGCTTTTACTTACCGCACAGGTCGCTGGAAAGCAAGAAAGTGATCCCGTAATTGTTGTTGTTCAGCCTACTCAAGGACAAGCCCTCACGCCTACCGTCACCAGCACCGTTTACGAAGTAAACAGTCAAGTCAGCGGATATGCAGAGCCGGGGTCCTATGTGACCGTTACTTTCGATGAAGGGGAAAGTTACTCAACTGAAACCAGAGAAGATGGCTACTACAGCGTTTACGAGTGGGGAAATAATCATCATGCCGGTGATCGACTGAAGGTGACAGCTACCATTCATGGAAAAGCCACAAGTACGCCCGCCATTGTTACCATGCAAGAGTCGGTCAAGACCGACAAGCCATCAGTGACAGGAGCCGTATATACGAATAGCTATATGCTCAGCGGGCAAGCAGACCTTGGATTATTTCATGATCGGAGCATTGTTACTTTGCGCAAGCAGGATGGCACCTCCATCACACAAACTTTCGTGAACGATGATGGTTCTTATCTCATAACGATTAACAACTACTATTATCCTGTCCCTTTAGAGGCAGGCGAACAGGTTATGCTTACCGCGCAGGCTTACGGCAAAACAGAGAGCGATCCGATCCCTCTCATTGTTCAGGCAACGAGCGGGCAAACCCAAAAGCCTACAGTAACAGGCAATGTCTATGACACATCTTACATGATTCAAGGTTATGCAGAACCGAACGCGCTCGTAAGTATATCCGGTGGAGTCTATTCTAATACATCGTATATCACTGCTAGCAGTGACGGATCCTTTGAATACTACCCAGCGTATTTTCAAGCTGGGACCTCATTCAAAATAACAGCAACGGCTTTGGGGAAAGAAGTAAGTGAACCGCTCTATGTTACTGTACTAGCAGGGCCCAAGACGGCAACACCAAGAGTAACAGGTGAAGTATTTACTAACGGTTTTGATATCAACGGGGAAGTAGATTGGGACACCGACGCTGAGTGGAGGAACATTGTTCTGACAAAACGGGATGGCACCTATATCGATAATACCAACGCTAATCAAGATGGAACATTTAGTTTCCATTCTGGCCTCTATTTTAACTCTTCTCAAGTCACGCTTACGGCCGGTGAAGAGCTTCTTCTAACGGCGAGATCCAATGGTAACAATACTAGCGATCCTGTTGTTCTAGTTGTAAAGCCTACGCAAGGCCGCACCGCCTCTGTAATGACAGATGTGGTCAATGAGACTCTCATAAGCGGTTGGGCTGAATTTGGTGCAGTTGTATCCATAAGAACCTCCGACTCCAACAGGACTGATACGAGAACTGTAGCATCCAGTACAGATGGATATTTTACTATCTATCCTGATGCAGACCATGTGATTCAAACCGGAGACCATTTGAGCATTACAGCGACTGTGATTGGTGAAGATACAAGCGTGCCGATTGAAGTGACGGTAGGAGCAGCTAAGCGAACTGAAGCACCGACGGTTACAGGCGACGTTTATATGAATTTCCTCCATATTAGTGGAAGTGCAGAACCCGGGATGGCTAACAAGTGGACATATGTTTATCTGAAGAAACAAGACGGGTCTTATGTAACCTCATGGGTTGTTGAACAAGCTGGTTCGTTCTCATCCTTCAATCTGGCAGAGAATCTACTAATTAACCTTACTGCAGGTGAGGAATTACAATTAACAGCTAAGGCTTATGGGAAGAAAGAAAGTGAACCTGTTACGCTTATCGTACAAGCGACCAACGGGCAAACGGCATCTCCTACTGTTACAGAGCCTGCAACAGAGGCTGCTTTTTCCGGTTGGGCTGAACCTGGGTCTATCGTGAGTTTCCAAGTTGCCCGGAATGGTTTTGGTGAGTGGACTTACGCATCTCCCGAGGGTTCTTTCAGCTTTTCTTGGATTCCTGCGGGTTATATTCAGGCTGGTGATCAAATAAGCATTAGGGCAACAACCTTCGGCAAAGCTACGAGTGAACCCACTATTGTGACGCTACAAGCCGCACCTAAGACAGCAGTGCCGACTGTTACAGGAACTGTGTATACCAATGGATTTGTTCTGCAAGGTTCATTGGGTTTAGATTCAGGCAACGCCAGTATGACCTTAACCAATAAGTATGACTCCATTGTCGATTCTTTTGGTACGGGCTCAGATGGTTTTTTCTCAACATCCAAAATCTTCCAACCTTATGTTCACTTGAAGGCAGGAGATGTTGTATGGCTCAAGGCTCAAGCTTATGGCATGACGGAAAGTGATCCTGTTTCATTGGTTGTACAAGAGACACATGGTCAGACTGAAGTACCGACCATCAACGATGACATCATGGAAACAGGTTATTTCAAAGGTACTGCCGAACCTGGGGCCATTGTCACATTATCGAATGATACAACAGGGGCCCAACAATTCACGACAGCTTCAACGGATGGAAGCTACTCATTTTATTGGGATTACAAAGCCTATCGAGTAGGCGACCAACTATCCTTATCCGCTACAGTACTCGGTAAAGAATCAAGCGATACGGTACAAATTACACTCATCGCATCTCCTTAA
- a CDS encoding MFS transporter: MELTQKAVRQAPAKKAFPLSLLSLTMGAFAIGMTEFVIMGLLPNVANDLHVSISAAGQLITMYALGVAVGAPILTLLTQKIPQKKLLSLLMILFILGNVISVVAPSYTVLMVARLITALTHGTFFGVGAVIASKLVPPDKRAGAVSIMMAGLTIANIIGVPLGTFIGQHLGWRASFGTIGLMGAITLIGILIFIPQMKQDAPMSIAKQVGALVNPKLQLFLIIAVLGNAGLFCVFTYITPLLVQVTGFTEHSVTWILVLFGCGVTIGNIVGGKLADWKLMPSVLGIYLSICILLTLFTFTVHSPAAAVVTIFLWGAASFAVFPGMQVRIMSLAKSAPALASTSSHSAGNLGNASGAFIGGAVITHLSLTSLPWVGAVLVSLAILVGIGCYVSDRRSGKAV, encoded by the coding sequence ATGGAATTAACTCAAAAAGCGGTCCGGCAGGCGCCGGCCAAAAAGGCATTTCCGCTCTCCCTGCTCTCACTGACTATGGGGGCCTTCGCCATCGGCATGACGGAGTTCGTCATTATGGGACTCTTGCCGAATGTCGCCAATGACCTGCATGTCAGCATCTCAGCGGCTGGGCAGCTCATCACGATGTATGCGCTAGGAGTAGCCGTAGGTGCGCCTATTCTCACGCTTCTTACTCAGAAAATCCCCCAGAAGAAGCTGCTAAGTCTGCTTATGATTTTGTTTATTCTCGGTAACGTCATCTCTGTTGTAGCTCCGAGCTACACGGTTTTGATGGTAGCCCGTCTCATCACAGCCTTAACTCATGGCACCTTTTTCGGCGTAGGGGCTGTCATCGCCTCGAAGCTGGTCCCGCCAGATAAGCGGGCAGGAGCCGTTTCGATTATGATGGCCGGTCTTACGATTGCCAATATTATCGGCGTCCCCCTCGGAACCTTCATTGGGCAGCATCTCGGATGGCGGGCTTCCTTCGGCACCATCGGTTTGATGGGTGCGATCACCTTAATCGGCATTCTGATCTTCATTCCGCAAATGAAGCAGGACGCACCTATGAGTATCGCTAAGCAGGTCGGCGCTCTCGTTAATCCTAAGCTGCAGCTCTTTCTCATTATTGCTGTTCTGGGCAACGCCGGATTGTTCTGCGTGTTTACTTACATTACGCCGCTGTTGGTACAGGTTACCGGCTTTACCGAGCACAGCGTGACTTGGATTCTCGTGCTGTTCGGATGCGGAGTTACCATCGGCAATATCGTTGGCGGCAAGCTGGCAGACTGGAAGCTGATGCCGTCGGTGCTGGGCATTTATTTGTCCATCTGCATCCTGCTGACCCTGTTTACCTTTACCGTGCACAGCCCGGCTGCAGCTGTTGTCACCATCTTCCTATGGGGAGCGGCCTCGTTCGCGGTCTTCCCAGGCATGCAGGTGCGCATCATGAGTCTTGCTAAATCAGCGCCGGCTCTGGCGTCCACCTCCAGTCATTCTGCCGGTAACCTGGGCAATGCGTCGGGCGCCTTTATCGGCGGCGCGGTGATCACGCACCTGTCGCTCACCTCCCTGCCTTGGGTCGGAGCTGTACTCGTGAGTCTGGCGATACTTGTAGGAATTGGATGTTATGTATCGGACCGGAGGTCCGGTAAGGCTGTATAG
- a CDS encoding aldo/keto reductase: protein MIVSIQQITDCTVLNNGVRMPWLGLGVFQVEDGGQVIQSVRHAIEAGYRSIDTAAGYRNETGVGTAIKQSGIAREELFITTKLANGDQGYESTLRAFEDSRRKLDLDYMYLYLIHWPGKDKYKETWKAFEKLKKDGYIRAIGVSNFNIHHLESLKQDSDTIPAVNQVEFHPLLNQQELLQYCKREGIQLEAWSPIMKGNLDFPQITELAAKHGKTPAQIVLRWDLQHGVVTIPKSVHQARIQENAGIFDFTLSDEDMAKLDQMNQNHRYGPDPDQLLF, encoded by the coding sequence ATGATTGTGAGTATTCAGCAAATTACCGACTGCACGGTATTGAATAATGGTGTGCGTATGCCTTGGCTGGGACTAGGCGTATTTCAAGTAGAGGACGGCGGTCAGGTCATTCAGTCTGTTCGTCATGCCATTGAGGCAGGCTACCGTTCGATCGATACAGCTGCGGGCTACCGCAATGAAACCGGCGTAGGCACCGCGATCAAACAGAGCGGCATTGCACGAGAAGAGCTGTTCATCACCACCAAGCTGGCTAACGGCGATCAAGGTTATGAGTCTACGCTTCGCGCTTTTGAAGACAGCCGCCGCAAGCTGGACCTGGACTACATGTATCTGTATTTGATTCACTGGCCTGGCAAGGATAAATATAAAGAGACCTGGAAGGCCTTTGAAAAATTGAAAAAGGACGGATACATTCGCGCGATCGGAGTCAGCAACTTTAATATTCACCATCTCGAAAGCTTAAAGCAGGACAGCGATACGATTCCGGCTGTCAATCAGGTCGAGTTCCATCCGCTGCTGAATCAGCAGGAGCTGCTGCAATACTGCAAGCGTGAAGGCATCCAACTGGAAGCATGGTCTCCGATCATGAAAGGGAATCTGGATTTTCCACAAATTACGGAGCTCGCTGCCAAGCATGGCAAAACACCTGCCCAAATCGTTCTCCGTTGGGACCTGCAGCACGGCGTCGTGACGATTCCAAAATCGGTACACCAAGCGCGTATTCAAGAAAATGCGGGCATTTTCGACTTCACACTCTCTGACGAGGATATGGCTAAGCTGGATCAAATGAATCAAAACCACCGCTACGGTCCGGACCCGGATCAGCTTCTTTTCTAG
- a CDS encoding ATP-binding protein — translation MDDQKKELEKVQELQRLSTIGQISAGIAHEIRNPLTAVKGFLQLMQKEHDSRYWEIVNSELEQAISTVQNLLVVSKPELNDESWSNVNMCQLLESTLSLFENEMYRVKVEKRLYNTNSIISGKRNQLKRAIFNLLKNAFEAIEGEGSITLEHYKSGDEICIHIRDSGKGIPSDKLKHLGTPFFSTKSDVGTGLGLSQVYAAFYEHKATISVKSKENKGTEFIIRMPLSQRSIEGSKPMNLHIEPNMEVRDFFDANRQHFNRMLEVEAQNCFEIVSSLKFVTTQDLLDHANQILSLVHDGMTQEIIRLAQERGLVWAKSDVPIMTKMEWFYALRRVIWLFLKEYHLSTGITPEEAFELSDRINDALDNFIIQFNVIFTKYRDDVIKSKQAIIDELTVPLIPIFNQIAVLPLVGTLDESRMIKIEEKLLEEVERRNIQKVFIDMSGAVLLEADIFNQVTRLIEGLNLLGCATVLTGISAKLAKVILDLSPTIKEKIIVQSTLQQALIKETHMMKE, via the coding sequence ATGGATGATCAGAAGAAGGAGCTGGAAAAGGTACAAGAACTGCAGCGATTATCTACCATTGGACAAATATCTGCAGGTATTGCCCATGAGATTCGGAATCCTTTAACAGCAGTCAAGGGATTTCTTCAACTCATGCAAAAAGAACATGACAGCCGCTATTGGGAGATCGTCAACTCCGAGCTGGAGCAAGCCATTTCTACGGTGCAAAACTTATTAGTTGTATCCAAACCGGAGCTGAACGATGAGAGCTGGAGCAACGTCAACATGTGCCAACTGCTGGAGAGCACGTTGTCCCTCTTTGAGAATGAAATGTACCGGGTTAAGGTCGAGAAGCGCCTCTATAACACGAATTCTATCATTAGCGGGAAACGAAACCAGCTGAAACGTGCTATTTTTAATCTATTAAAAAACGCCTTTGAGGCCATTGAGGGGGAAGGCTCCATCACTTTGGAGCATTACAAGTCCGGTGATGAGATTTGTATACATATACGCGATTCTGGCAAAGGCATTCCAAGCGATAAGCTTAAGCACCTTGGAACGCCCTTCTTTTCGACGAAATCAGATGTAGGGACAGGCTTGGGGCTATCGCAGGTATATGCTGCCTTCTACGAGCATAAAGCAACGATTAGCGTGAAAAGCAAGGAAAATAAGGGCACCGAATTTATTATCCGAATGCCCCTATCACAACGTTCGATAGAGGGGAGCAAACCAATGAACTTACATATTGAGCCGAATATGGAGGTAAGGGATTTTTTTGATGCCAACCGGCAGCATTTTAACCGTATGCTGGAGGTCGAGGCTCAAAACTGTTTCGAAATCGTATCTAGTCTTAAGTTTGTCACGACGCAGGATTTACTGGACCATGCTAATCAGATTCTATCTCTTGTCCATGACGGAATGACGCAAGAAATTATTCGGCTGGCTCAGGAGCGGGGCCTAGTATGGGCTAAATCCGACGTTCCCATCATGACGAAGATGGAATGGTTCTATGCGCTCCGCAGAGTCATCTGGCTATTCCTGAAAGAGTATCATTTAAGTACCGGAATTACGCCGGAGGAAGCGTTTGAACTGTCAGACCGGATCAATGACGCATTAGATAATTTTATTATCCAATTTAATGTCATTTTTACGAAGTATCGAGATGATGTCATTAAATCGAAACAGGCTATTATCGATGAACTTACGGTCCCGTTAATTCCAATCTTTAATCAAATCGCCGTGCTGCCGCTGGTAGGCACATTGGATGAGTCACGTATGATCAAAATTGAAGAGAAGCTCCTTGAAGAGGTTGAACGAAGAAACATTCAAAAGGTATTTATCGATATGTCGGGTGCTGTGCTGTTAGAGGCAGATATCTTCAATCAAGTCACTCGCCTTATTGAAGGTCTTAATCTTCTAGGCTGCGCAACGGTTTTGACCGGAATTAGTGCTAAATTAGCTAAAGTGATTCTCGATTTAAGTCCAACGATTAAGGAAAAGATCATTGTCCAGAGTACACTTCAACAGGCTTTAATTAAAGAAACGCACATGATGAAGGAATGA
- a CDS encoding LLM class flavin-dependent oxidoreductase: MSDQASRIEIGISTFLETTPDPATGAVISQAARLRNAVEEIVLADQVGLDVYGIGEHHRPDYAGTAPAVVLAAAAAMTKQIRLTSAVTVLSSDDPVRVYQQFSTLDGISSGRAEIMAGRGSFIESFPLFGYDLQDYDELFEEKLELLLAIRASEKVTWRGGHRPAIRDLGVYPRSVQDPLPVWIASGGNPESAVRAGMLGLPIAFAIIGGMPESFAPLVDLYKRAAVQAGHNPSKLQIATHSHGFVADTTEQAAESFFAPTAAQMNVIGRERGWGQHYTRSTFDAARSLRGALYVGDPEYVAEKILLLRKNLGITRFFLHVNVGTMPHREVLHAIELLGTKVAPIVRKELARLEAKE; encoded by the coding sequence ATGAGCGATCAGGCAAGCCGCATAGAAATAGGAATCAGCACATTTTTGGAAACGACCCCGGATCCGGCAACCGGAGCGGTCATTAGCCAAGCAGCACGGCTGCGCAATGCCGTCGAGGAGATCGTTCTGGCCGATCAGGTCGGCCTGGACGTCTATGGGATCGGTGAGCATCACCGTCCCGATTACGCAGGCACCGCGCCTGCTGTGGTCCTTGCTGCAGCAGCGGCGATGACGAAGCAGATCCGGTTGACTAGCGCGGTTACCGTCCTTTCCTCAGATGACCCTGTCAGGGTCTATCAACAGTTCTCTACCTTGGACGGTATCTCGAGCGGGCGAGCTGAGATCATGGCAGGCCGTGGCTCCTTCATCGAGTCCTTTCCTCTGTTTGGCTATGACCTGCAGGATTATGACGAATTATTCGAGGAAAAATTGGAGCTGCTGCTCGCGATCCGAGCCTCAGAAAAGGTGACGTGGCGCGGAGGCCACCGCCCAGCCATTCGCGACCTTGGCGTATACCCTCGATCCGTTCAGGACCCGCTCCCCGTATGGATTGCCAGCGGAGGCAACCCGGAGTCTGCTGTCCGGGCAGGGATGCTGGGGCTGCCGATCGCTTTCGCGATCATCGGCGGCATGCCGGAGAGTTTTGCTCCCTTGGTCGACCTGTACAAACGTGCAGCCGTTCAGGCCGGTCATAACCCGAGCAAGCTGCAAATTGCGACACATTCGCATGGCTTTGTCGCCGATACGACCGAGCAGGCTGCGGAGTCTTTCTTTGCGCCAACAGCAGCGCAAATGAACGTGATCGGCCGCGAGCGCGGCTGGGGGCAGCACTACACCCGCTCCACCTTTGACGCAGCACGCAGCCTGCGAGGCGCTCTGTATGTCGGCGACCCCGAGTATGTTGCAGAGAAGATTCTTCTCCTGCGCAAGAATCTCGGCATTACCCGCTTCTTCCTGCATGTGAACGTCGGCACGATGCCTCACCGTGAGGTGCTTCATGCCATCGAGCTGCTAGGCACGAAGGTCGCGCCTATCGTACGCAAAGAACTCGCCCGTCTGGAAGCGAAAGAATAG